The sequence TCGGCTGCTCTTTGTTCCAATTCGGTTGATAGTATTTCACATGTCCCTCATTCACAACAGCCTCAAGAATCATTTTTGAAATTAGGCGAGCATATTATTGCAGAATTTCGCTACTGCAATAACCTGAATGCATTTGAAGAAATTGAAGAAGTCTTACACAATGCTGCCATAGCCGCAAACGCAACCATTCTTGGCATCGAAAAACATAAATTTTCACCATGTGGCATGTCAGGCATT is a genomic window of Candidatus Babeliales bacterium containing:
- the speD gene encoding adenosylmethionine decarboxylase, translating into MYKIQRLFCTATLTIVSAALCSNSVDSISHVPHSQQPQESFLKLGEHIIAEFRYCNNLNAFEEIEEVLHNAAIAANATILGIEKHKFSPCGMSGIVLLQESHISIHTWPEYDYVAIDIFTCGEHVHTDKALAVLKEFFEPKEVISAKLNRGFTK